The following are encoded together in the Neofelis nebulosa isolate mNeoNeb1 chromosome 9, mNeoNeb1.pri, whole genome shotgun sequence genome:
- the LOC131485046 gene encoding THO complex subunit 7 homolog — MGAVTDDEVIRKRLLIDGDGAGDDRRINLLVKSFIKWCNSGSQEEGYSQYQRMLSTLSQCEFSMGKTLLVYDMNLREMKNYEKIYKEIECSIAGAHEKIAECKKQILQAKRIRKNRQEYDALAKLIQHHPDRHETLKELESLGKELEHLSHIKESVEDKLELRRKQFHVLLSTIHELQQMLENDEKLSEVEEAQETSMETDSKP, encoded by the coding sequence ATGGGAGCCGTGACTGACGACGAAGTCATACGGAAGCGCCTCCTAATTGATGGAGACGGTGCTGGAGATGATCGGAGAATCAATCTGCTAGTGAAAAGTTTCATTAAATGGTGCAACTCTGGGTCCCAGGAAGAGGGATACAGCCAGTACCAACGTATGCTGAGCACGCTGTCCCAATGTGAATTTTCAATGGGGAAAACTTTGCTGGTATATGATATgaatctcagagaaatgaaaaattatgaaaaaatttacaaagaaatagaatgtAGCATTGCAGGAGCACATGAAAAAATTGCTGAGTGCAAAAAGCAAATTCTTCAAGCAAAACGAATACGAAAAAATCGCCAAGAATATGATGCTTTGGCAAAATTGATCCAGCATCATCCAGACAGACATGAGACACTAAAGGAACTAGAGTCTCTGGGAAAAGAACTGGAGCATCTTTCACATATTAAAGAAAGTGTGGAAGATAAGCTGGAACTGAGACGGAAACAGTTTCACGTTCTACTTAGTACCATCCACGAACTTCAGCAAATGCTGGAAAATGATGAAAAGCTCTCCGAAGTAGAAGAAGCTCAAGAAACCAGCATGGAAACAGACTCCAAGCCATAG